Proteins encoded together in one Chrysemys picta bellii isolate R12L10 chromosome 22, ASM1138683v2, whole genome shotgun sequence window:
- the MRPL4 gene encoding large ribosomal subunit protein uL4m: MIRAGSRLWSRGAAARALATSAGRLGLPEAPEPSPHVDATTQAEKPPLVISSAPVLRGCHLAIPSHRTAVQAWVESLRHYDDRHVGLADLHPDVFAVMPRVDILHTVAVWQRNYKRISYAKVKTRAEVRGGGKKPWAQKGSGRARHGSIRSPLWRGGGIIHGPRGPTSYYYMLPMKVRVLGLKVALTAKLMQDNLHVVDGLDMPTFDPQYLADLAQYRRWGQSVLIVDVNKMPENITKAAASLKTITLVPALGLNVYSLLKYETLVLTLDTLAFLEEKLLWHDSRYTALYPFHLPYSDFP, from the exons ATGATCCGGGCTGGGAGCCGGCTCTGGAGCCGGGGCGCGGCCGCGCGG gctctggccACCTCGGCCGGCCGGCTGGGGCTTCCCGAGGCGCCCGAACCCTCCCCACACGTGGATGCCACAACCCAGGCAG AAAAGCCGCCCCTGGTGATCTCCAGTGCTCCTGTCCTGCGGGGTTGCCACCTTGCAATCCCCTCTCACCGCACGGCCGTGCAGGCCTGGGTGGAGTCGCTCAGGCATTACGATGACAGACACGTGGGCCTAGCAGACCTGCATCCCGATGTCTTTGCAGTAATGCCCCG GGTCGACATCCTGCACACGGTCGCAGTCTGGCAGAGGAACTACAAGAGGATA AGCTACGCCAAGGTGAAGACGCGAGCGGAGGTGCGTGGCGGCGGCAAGAAGCCCTGGGCGCAGAAGGGCAGCGGCCGGGCCCGGCACGGCAGCATCCGCTCCCCCCTCTGGCGCGGCG GCGGCATCATCCATGGCCCCAGGGGCCCCACCAGCTACTACTACATGCTGCCCATGAAAGTGCGCGTCTTGGGCCTCAAGGTGGCGCTGACGGCCAAGCTGATGCAG GACAACCTGCACGTTGTGGATGGCCTGGACATGCCGACCTTTGACCCCCAGTACCTGGCAGACCTAGCACAATACAGGCGCTGGGGCCAGTCCGTGCTGATTGTCGATGT CAACAAGATGCCCGAGAACATCACGAAGGCAGCAGCCAGCCTGAAAACCATCACCCTGGTGCCAGCCCTAG GTCTCAACGTGTACAGCCTGCTCAAGTACGAGACGCTGGTGCTCACGCTGGACACGCTCGCCTTCCTGGAGGAGAAGCTGCTATGGCACGACTCCCGCTACACCGCCCTGTACCCCTTCCATCTGCCCTACAGCGACTTCCCCTAG